Proteins co-encoded in one Oreochromis aureus strain Israel breed Guangdong linkage group 3, ZZ_aureus, whole genome shotgun sequence genomic window:
- the LOC120438861 gene encoding uncharacterized protein LOC120438861, protein MFRFYMLLVPLYRAYGTLLYANLGDNVTLHCSFASRAKYLSWYKQVIGEPPRVISSFYKHLLDSNRFHPGFKNNQRISVDSGEDFYRLNIFNVQDSDSAMYYCGQTSISVTNFDNGTFLVLRERSHRTFLKQPESNSVQQGDSVTLNCTLLKGSSAEEVNVYWFKKDTVDSHLGIMYIHTNSSSQCAKRSESRCSAQRCVYSFTKKNVSQSDVGTYYCAVASCGEVLVGKGTRLDVVVKQDEAVPVLVKTVVAALVVSVIFNVIFCGTLCKIVQRKKCPSKGSLQQPNTPEYTANCENEDCAVVQYATVNFKKKNETSRRQRKDTVNDPIYSAVRTSYVE, encoded by the exons ATGTTCAGGTTTTACATGCTCCTGGTTCCTCTCTATAGAGCCT ATGGTACGCTCCTCTACGCTAACCTTGGAGATAATGTGACTTTGCATTGCTCCTTTGCCTCCAGGGCCAAATATCTCTCCTGGTACAAGCAAGTCATAGGAGAGCCACCTCGAGTCATATCCTCTTTCTACAAACATTTACTCGACTCCAACAGGTTCCACCCCGGGTTTAAAAACAATCAACGAATTTCAGTTGATAGTGGAGAAGATTTCTATCGTctgaacatttttaatgttcagGATTCTGACTCGGCCATGTACTACTGTGGACAGACCAGCATCTCAGTCACTAATTTTGACAACGGAACGTTTTTGGTCCTGAGAG AGCGCAGTCACAGGACTTTCCTAAAGCAGCCAGAATCAAACTCTGTGCAGCAAGGAGACTCGGTGACACTGAACTGCACGCTGCTCAAAGGATCCAGTGCCGAAGAAGTCAACGTTTACTGGTTCAAAAAGGATACAGTAGACTCTCACTTGGGAATCATGTACATCCACACAAATAGCAGCAGCCAGTGTGCAAAAAGGTCTGAGTCCAGGTGCTCTGCACAGAGATGTGTTTACAGCTTCACAAAGAAGAACGTGAGCCAGTCTGATGTCGGGACGTACTACTGTGCTGTGGCTTCATGCGGAGAGGTGCTTGTTGGGAAAGGCACGAGACTGGATGTCGTAG TGAAACAGGACGAAGCTGTCCCTGTCTTGGTTAAGACTGTGGTTGCAGCTCTGGTTGTCTCAGTTATTTTCAATGTAATCTTCTGTGGTACCCTCTGCAAAATTGTCCAGAGAAAAAAGTGTCCCTCTAAAG GGTCACTTCAACAGCCTAATACTCCAGAATACACTGCGAACTGTGAG AATGAAGACTGTGCTGTTGTGCAGTATGCAACTGTGAATTTCAAGAAAAAGAATGAGACAAGTAGGAGACAAAGAAAGGACACAGTCAACGACCCAATCTACTCTGCAGTTAGAACGTCTTACGTGGAGTGA